Proteins co-encoded in one Nyctibius grandis isolate bNycGra1 chromosome 14, bNycGra1.pri, whole genome shotgun sequence genomic window:
- the SPECC1L gene encoding cytospin-A isoform X2: protein MQQQQDQRKSQTKSNDDLLAGMAGGSGVTMTNGVKAKKSTCVSTASSASGTTMNSLENKPKTIAGTSSTTKRSTSSGNKESSSSRERIRDRSRLSQSKKLPLAGQGTNDTVLAKRSRSRTNPELDIRMSKSKSDNQISDKAALEAKVNDLLTLAKTKDVEILHLRNELRDMRAQLGLNEDQLEGDEKSEEKEAIVVHQPTDVESTLLQLQEQNTAIREELNQLKNENRMLKDRLNALGFSLEQRLDNSEKLFGYQSLSPEITAGNHSDGGGTLTSSVEGSAPGSMEDLLSQDENTLMDNQHSNSMDNLDSECSEVYQPLTSSDDALDAPSSSESEGVPSIERSRKGSSGNASEVSVACLTERIHQMEENQHSTAEELQATLQELADLQQITQELNSENERLGEEKVILMESLCQQSDKLEHFSRQIEYFRSLLDEHHISYVIDEDMKSGRYMELEQRYMDLAENARFEREQLLGVQQHLSNTLKMAEQDNKEAQEMIGALKERNHHMERIIESEQKSKTAIASTLEEYKATVASDQIEMNRLKAQLEHEKQKVAELYSIHNSGDKSDIQDLLESVRLDKEKAETLASSLQEELAHTRNDANRLQDAIAKVEDEYRVFQEEAKKQIEDLNVTLEKLRTELDEKETERSDMKETIFELEDEVEQHRAVKLHDNLIISDLENTVKKLQDQKHDMEREIKNLHRRLREESAEWRQFQADLQTAVVIANDIKSEAQEEIGDLKRRLHEAQEKNEKLTKELEEIKSRKQEEERGRVYNYMNAVERDLAALRQGMGLSRRSSTSSEPTPTVKTLIKSFDSASQVPSPAAATIPRTPLSPSPMKTPPAAAVSPMQRHSISGPISASKPLATLADKRPSYAEIPVQDHLLRTSSTSRPASLPRVPAMESAKSISVSRRSSEEIKRDISAPDGAPPASLMAMGTTSPQLSLSSSPTASVTPTTRSRIREERKDPLSALAREYGGSKRNALLKWCQKKTEGYQNIDITNFSSSWNDGLAFCAVLHTYLPAHIPYQELNSQDKRRNFTLAFQAAESVGIKSTLDINEMVRTERPDWQNVMLYVTAIYKYFET, encoded by the exons aCTAAGAGTAATGATGACCTCTTAGCGGGGATGGCTGGGGGCAGTGGAGTGACAATGACCAATGGTGTCAAGGCAAAGAAGAGCACTTGTGTATCAACAGCATCTTCAGCTTCAGGGACAACCATGAACAGTCtggaaaataaacccaaaactATTGCAG gTACAAGTTCCACAACTAAGCGTAGCACTTCATCTGGAAATAAGGAGTCAAGCTCTTCTAGAGAAAGAATACGCGATCGTTCTCGTTTAAGCCAGAGCAAAAAGCTGCCTTTGGCTGGACAGGGGACCAATGATACGGTACTGGCGAAGCGCTCCCGTAGTCGCACCAATCCAGAATTGGATATTCGAATGAGCAAGTCCAAATCAGACAATCAAATCAGTGACAAAGCTGCATTGGAAGCAAAGGTGAACGATCTTTTGACATTAGCAAAAACTAAAGATGTGGAAATCTTACATCTGAGGAATGAACTAAGGGATATGCGTGCTCAGCTGGGACTTAACGAAGATCAACTTGAAGGTGatgaaaaatctgaagaaaaagaggcCATTGTTGTCCATCAGCCAACTGATGTAGAGTCTACGTTGCTACAGTTACAGGAACAAAACACTGCCATCCGAGAAGAGCTCAACCAGCTGAAGAATGAGAATCGAATGTTAAAAGACAGACTGAATGCATTAGGCTTTTCTTTGGAACAAAGGCTGGACAACTCTGAAAAACTCTTTGGCTATCAGTCTTTGAGTCCAGAGATTACAGCTGGCAATCACAGTGATGGTGGTGGTACTCTGACATCTTCAGTGGAAGGTTCTGCTCCTGGGTCAATGGAAGACTTGTTAAGTCAAGATGAAAACACTTTGATGGACAACCAACATAGTAATTCCATGGATAATTTAGACAGTGAGTGCAGTGAAGTTTATCAGCCACTGACATCAAGTGATGATGCCTTAGATGCTCCATCATCTTCGGAGTCTGAAGGCGTACCAAGTATAGAAAGATCTAGGAAGGGCAGCAGTGGCAATGCAAGTGAAGTGTCTGTAGCTTGTCTGACAGAACGGATACATCAGATGGAAGAGAATCAACACAGTACAGCTGAAGAGCTCCAAGCCACGCTTCAAGAGCTTGCAGATTTGCAACAAATAACACAAGAGCTAAACAGTGAGAATGAAAGACTTGGAGAGGAGAAAGTAATCCTTATGGAATCATTGTGCCAGCAAAGTGACAAGTTAGAACACTTCAGCCGTCAGATCGAGTATTTTCGGTCCCTTTTAGATGAACACCATATTTCATATGTAATTGATGAAGATATGAAAAGTGGTCGCTACATGGAGTTAGAGCAACGTTATATGGACCTTGCAGAGAACGCTCGGTTTGAGCGAGAGCAGCTGTTAGGTGTTCAGCAGCACTTGAGCAACACTCTGAAGATGGCAGAACAAGACAACAAGGAGGCCCAAGAAATGATAGGGGCATTAAAAGAACGAAATCACCACATGGAACGGATTATTGAgtcagagcagaaaagcaaaacagcgATAGCATCTACCTTAGAGGAGTACAAAGCCACAGTAGCCAGTGACCAGATTGAGATGAACAGGCTGAAAGCTCAGTTAGAGCACGAAAAGCAGAAAGTGGCTGAGTTGTATTCTATACACAACTCTGGCGATAAATCAGATATACAAGATTTGCTGGAGAGTGTCAGGCtggataaagaaaaagcagagacgTTGGCCAGTAGCCTGCAGGAAGAGCTGGCACACACTCGCAATGATGCCAATCGATTGCAAGATGCCATTGCTAAG GTTGAAGATGAATACAGAGTGTTCCAAGAAGAAGCCAAGAAACAAATTGAGGATCTCAATGTGACTCTAGAAAAACTTCGGACAGAACTAGATGAAAAAGAGACTGAGAGAAGTGACATGAAAGAAACTATCTTTGAATTGGAGGATGAAGTAGAGCAGCATCGTGCTGTGAAGCTTCATGACAATCTCATCATATCTGATTTGGAAA ATACAGTTAAAAAACTTCAGGACCAAAAGCATGACATGGAAAGAGAGATAAAGAACCTTCACAGGAGACTCCGG GAGGAGTCAGCAGAATGGCGTCAGTTCCAGGCTGATCTACAGACTGCAGTGGTTATAGCAAATGATATAAAGTCTGAGGCCCAGGAAGAGATAGGAGACCTGAAGCGTAGATTACATGAagctcaggagaaaaatgagaagcTGACTAAAGAGCTGGAGGAAATCAAGTCACGCAA GCAGGAAGAGGAACGTGGTCGAGTGTACAATTACATGAATGCTGTAGAGAGGGATTTGGCAGCTCTGAGACAAGGAATGGGCCTGAGTCGCAGATCATCCACCTCCTCAGAGCCAACTCCTACTGTAAAAACACTCATCAAGTCATTTGACAGTGCCTCCCAAG TTccaagccctgctgctgccacaatTCCTCGCACTCCCCTGAGCCCAAGTCCCATGAAAActcccccagctgctgctgtatcCCCTATGCAG aggcATTCTATAAGTGGACCAATCTCAGCTTCAAAACCCCTTGCTACGCTGGCAGACAAAAGACCAAGCTATGCTGAAATCCCTGTTCAAG accATTTGTTGAGGACATCTTCTACCAGCAGGCCAGCATCTTTGCCAAGAGTACCGGCTATGGAAAGTGCCAAATCTATTTCTG TGTCTCGAAGAAGTAGTGAAGAAATCAAACGGGATATCAGTGCACCTGATGGAGCACCTCCAGCATCTCTCATGGCAATGGGTACCACCTCACCACAGCTGTCACTCTCATCTTCTCCGACAGCATCAGTCACCCCTACAACCAGGAGTCGAATAAG ggaagagaggaaagatcCCTTGTCTGCCCTAGCAAGAGAATATGGAGGATCCAAGAGAAATGCCTTGCTGAAGTGgtgccagaaaaaaacagaaggctATCAG aATATCGACATAACAAACTTCAGCAGTAGCTGGAACGATGGCTTGGCTTTCTGTGCAGTCCTCCATACCTACCTCCCAGCCCATATTCCCTATCAAGAACTAAACAGCCAGGACAAG AGGAGAAATTTCACTTTGGCTTTTCAGGCAGCTGAAAGTGTTGGCATCAAATCTACTCTG GACATCAATGAAATGGTGCGAACTGAGCGTCCAGACTGGCAGAATGTCATGCTGTATGTTACAGCAATTTACAAATACTTTGAAACCTGA
- the SPECC1L gene encoding cytospin-A isoform X1, whose amino-acid sequence MKKASRSVGSVPKVPGVNKTQATEKAKPENGSSVSAATKLSKTGTSASLLKTKSNDDLLAGMAGGSGVTMTNGVKAKKSTCVSTASSASGTTMNSLENKPKTIAGTSSTTKRSTSSGNKESSSSRERIRDRSRLSQSKKLPLAGQGTNDTVLAKRSRSRTNPELDIRMSKSKSDNQISDKAALEAKVNDLLTLAKTKDVEILHLRNELRDMRAQLGLNEDQLEGDEKSEEKEAIVVHQPTDVESTLLQLQEQNTAIREELNQLKNENRMLKDRLNALGFSLEQRLDNSEKLFGYQSLSPEITAGNHSDGGGTLTSSVEGSAPGSMEDLLSQDENTLMDNQHSNSMDNLDSECSEVYQPLTSSDDALDAPSSSESEGVPSIERSRKGSSGNASEVSVACLTERIHQMEENQHSTAEELQATLQELADLQQITQELNSENERLGEEKVILMESLCQQSDKLEHFSRQIEYFRSLLDEHHISYVIDEDMKSGRYMELEQRYMDLAENARFEREQLLGVQQHLSNTLKMAEQDNKEAQEMIGALKERNHHMERIIESEQKSKTAIASTLEEYKATVASDQIEMNRLKAQLEHEKQKVAELYSIHNSGDKSDIQDLLESVRLDKEKAETLASSLQEELAHTRNDANRLQDAIAKVEDEYRVFQEEAKKQIEDLNVTLEKLRTELDEKETERSDMKETIFELEDEVEQHRAVKLHDNLIISDLENTVKKLQDQKHDMEREIKNLHRRLREESAEWRQFQADLQTAVVIANDIKSEAQEEIGDLKRRLHEAQEKNEKLTKELEEIKSRKQEEERGRVYNYMNAVERDLAALRQGMGLSRRSSTSSEPTPTVKTLIKSFDSASQVPSPAAATIPRTPLSPSPMKTPPAAAVSPMQRHSISGPISASKPLATLADKRPSYAEIPVQDHLLRTSSTSRPASLPRVPAMESAKSISVSRRSSEEIKRDISAPDGAPPASLMAMGTTSPQLSLSSSPTASVTPTTRSRIREERKDPLSALAREYGGSKRNALLKWCQKKTEGYQNIDITNFSSSWNDGLAFCAVLHTYLPAHIPYQELNSQDKRRNFTLAFQAAESVGIKSTLDINEMVRTERPDWQNVMLYVTAIYKYFET is encoded by the exons aCTAAGAGTAATGATGACCTCTTAGCGGGGATGGCTGGGGGCAGTGGAGTGACAATGACCAATGGTGTCAAGGCAAAGAAGAGCACTTGTGTATCAACAGCATCTTCAGCTTCAGGGACAACCATGAACAGTCtggaaaataaacccaaaactATTGCAG gTACAAGTTCCACAACTAAGCGTAGCACTTCATCTGGAAATAAGGAGTCAAGCTCTTCTAGAGAAAGAATACGCGATCGTTCTCGTTTAAGCCAGAGCAAAAAGCTGCCTTTGGCTGGACAGGGGACCAATGATACGGTACTGGCGAAGCGCTCCCGTAGTCGCACCAATCCAGAATTGGATATTCGAATGAGCAAGTCCAAATCAGACAATCAAATCAGTGACAAAGCTGCATTGGAAGCAAAGGTGAACGATCTTTTGACATTAGCAAAAACTAAAGATGTGGAAATCTTACATCTGAGGAATGAACTAAGGGATATGCGTGCTCAGCTGGGACTTAACGAAGATCAACTTGAAGGTGatgaaaaatctgaagaaaaagaggcCATTGTTGTCCATCAGCCAACTGATGTAGAGTCTACGTTGCTACAGTTACAGGAACAAAACACTGCCATCCGAGAAGAGCTCAACCAGCTGAAGAATGAGAATCGAATGTTAAAAGACAGACTGAATGCATTAGGCTTTTCTTTGGAACAAAGGCTGGACAACTCTGAAAAACTCTTTGGCTATCAGTCTTTGAGTCCAGAGATTACAGCTGGCAATCACAGTGATGGTGGTGGTACTCTGACATCTTCAGTGGAAGGTTCTGCTCCTGGGTCAATGGAAGACTTGTTAAGTCAAGATGAAAACACTTTGATGGACAACCAACATAGTAATTCCATGGATAATTTAGACAGTGAGTGCAGTGAAGTTTATCAGCCACTGACATCAAGTGATGATGCCTTAGATGCTCCATCATCTTCGGAGTCTGAAGGCGTACCAAGTATAGAAAGATCTAGGAAGGGCAGCAGTGGCAATGCAAGTGAAGTGTCTGTAGCTTGTCTGACAGAACGGATACATCAGATGGAAGAGAATCAACACAGTACAGCTGAAGAGCTCCAAGCCACGCTTCAAGAGCTTGCAGATTTGCAACAAATAACACAAGAGCTAAACAGTGAGAATGAAAGACTTGGAGAGGAGAAAGTAATCCTTATGGAATCATTGTGCCAGCAAAGTGACAAGTTAGAACACTTCAGCCGTCAGATCGAGTATTTTCGGTCCCTTTTAGATGAACACCATATTTCATATGTAATTGATGAAGATATGAAAAGTGGTCGCTACATGGAGTTAGAGCAACGTTATATGGACCTTGCAGAGAACGCTCGGTTTGAGCGAGAGCAGCTGTTAGGTGTTCAGCAGCACTTGAGCAACACTCTGAAGATGGCAGAACAAGACAACAAGGAGGCCCAAGAAATGATAGGGGCATTAAAAGAACGAAATCACCACATGGAACGGATTATTGAgtcagagcagaaaagcaaaacagcgATAGCATCTACCTTAGAGGAGTACAAAGCCACAGTAGCCAGTGACCAGATTGAGATGAACAGGCTGAAAGCTCAGTTAGAGCACGAAAAGCAGAAAGTGGCTGAGTTGTATTCTATACACAACTCTGGCGATAAATCAGATATACAAGATTTGCTGGAGAGTGTCAGGCtggataaagaaaaagcagagacgTTGGCCAGTAGCCTGCAGGAAGAGCTGGCACACACTCGCAATGATGCCAATCGATTGCAAGATGCCATTGCTAAG GTTGAAGATGAATACAGAGTGTTCCAAGAAGAAGCCAAGAAACAAATTGAGGATCTCAATGTGACTCTAGAAAAACTTCGGACAGAACTAGATGAAAAAGAGACTGAGAGAAGTGACATGAAAGAAACTATCTTTGAATTGGAGGATGAAGTAGAGCAGCATCGTGCTGTGAAGCTTCATGACAATCTCATCATATCTGATTTGGAAA ATACAGTTAAAAAACTTCAGGACCAAAAGCATGACATGGAAAGAGAGATAAAGAACCTTCACAGGAGACTCCGG GAGGAGTCAGCAGAATGGCGTCAGTTCCAGGCTGATCTACAGACTGCAGTGGTTATAGCAAATGATATAAAGTCTGAGGCCCAGGAAGAGATAGGAGACCTGAAGCGTAGATTACATGAagctcaggagaaaaatgagaagcTGACTAAAGAGCTGGAGGAAATCAAGTCACGCAA GCAGGAAGAGGAACGTGGTCGAGTGTACAATTACATGAATGCTGTAGAGAGGGATTTGGCAGCTCTGAGACAAGGAATGGGCCTGAGTCGCAGATCATCCACCTCCTCAGAGCCAACTCCTACTGTAAAAACACTCATCAAGTCATTTGACAGTGCCTCCCAAG TTccaagccctgctgctgccacaatTCCTCGCACTCCCCTGAGCCCAAGTCCCATGAAAActcccccagctgctgctgtatcCCCTATGCAG aggcATTCTATAAGTGGACCAATCTCAGCTTCAAAACCCCTTGCTACGCTGGCAGACAAAAGACCAAGCTATGCTGAAATCCCTGTTCAAG accATTTGTTGAGGACATCTTCTACCAGCAGGCCAGCATCTTTGCCAAGAGTACCGGCTATGGAAAGTGCCAAATCTATTTCTG TGTCTCGAAGAAGTAGTGAAGAAATCAAACGGGATATCAGTGCACCTGATGGAGCACCTCCAGCATCTCTCATGGCAATGGGTACCACCTCACCACAGCTGTCACTCTCATCTTCTCCGACAGCATCAGTCACCCCTACAACCAGGAGTCGAATAAG ggaagagaggaaagatcCCTTGTCTGCCCTAGCAAGAGAATATGGAGGATCCAAGAGAAATGCCTTGCTGAAGTGgtgccagaaaaaaacagaaggctATCAG aATATCGACATAACAAACTTCAGCAGTAGCTGGAACGATGGCTTGGCTTTCTGTGCAGTCCTCCATACCTACCTCCCAGCCCATATTCCCTATCAAGAACTAAACAGCCAGGACAAG AGGAGAAATTTCACTTTGGCTTTTCAGGCAGCTGAAAGTGTTGGCATCAAATCTACTCTG GACATCAATGAAATGGTGCGAACTGAGCGTCCAGACTGGCAGAATGTCATGCTGTATGTTACAGCAATTTACAAATACTTTGAAACCTGA